In the Nerophis lumbriciformis linkage group LG18, RoL_Nlum_v2.1, whole genome shotgun sequence genome, cgagaaacactttatttcaacagactctggcgccgtacctgtcgtcaaaactccaaagaccgactgcacagttgcacagttgcgctaacaaaataagagtctcagaaagctggcgtgcacaagctagcaagctacggagtttgccgacaatgtatttcttgtaaagtgtatacaaaggagtacagaagctggacaaatacgatgccaaaaaccaaccactttcatgtggtattggacagaaaggaggacttttttcctcctccattcgaaaatgcggaccttatcagcaccactgtctgattccagtcaatgcaagtcatcagaatcaggtaatacaccaacttatattcttgtcttcatgaaagaaaggaatctatatgtgttaaacatgcctgtattatctttaaacacctttaacttattaacaatattaactatatgtgttaaacatgcttgtattatctttaaacacctttaacttgttaacaatattaactatatgtgttaaacatgcttgtattatctttaaacacctttatgttgttaacaatattaactatatgtattaaacattcttgtattatcattaaacacctttaatttattaacaatattaactatgtgttaaacatacttgtattatcattaaacacctttagcttgttaacaatattaactatatgtattaaacatacttgtattatcattaaacacctttaatttgttaacaatattaactacatgcttgcattatcattaaacacctttaacttgttaacaatattaactatatgtattaaacatacttttattatcattaaacacctttaattttttaacaatattagctatatgtgttaaacatgcttgcattatcattaaacacctttaacttgttaacaaaaacatatatttcataaataagtaaatataaatgatatatatgaatgaggtagatccccacgacttgatcaattgaaaagtagctcgcctgcagaaaaagtgtgagcacccctgttctaaatgATTAGTGCTGTCAACAAACATAAAGAAAAATAAGGGCGGAAAATACACTCGGGCTCATGTTAGTACTAATATGTTGTTGCAGTACTCCGGGTAGCCTGCACGGGCCGCTGCAGTACCACCAGGGTCACTTgacgtagaagaagaaaacaccGTGGTGACGTCAGTAGCATGTGCGGACATCGTAGCGTCTAGAAAGTTCTCCCAGTTGGACGAAAGGTGACGACACATTCAAACATTCCACCAGCGAAAATCATTGTCAAGGCTAGAAAATGTCGGCCATCGCCCAGGAACATGTGCGGGGGGAAAGCGTCTTTAAGGACCTGAGCGCCGACGACGACGAGTGGCAGGCGACGGAGATGGCGAGCTTGTGCATGAACTGCTACCAGGACGGCGTCACACGTCTGCTGCTCACCAAGATCCCTTTCTTCAAGGAGGTCATTGTGAGCTCCTTCAGCTGCGACAAATGCAGCTGGTCCAACACGGAGATCCAGTCCGCGGGGCGCATTCAGGAGCAAGGCGTCTGCTACACGCTTAAAGTCCGAAGCAAACCGGACTTAGACCGGGAAGTGGTGAAGATGGACAGCGCCACCACCAGGATACCAGAGCTGGACTTTGAGATCCCTCCCTTCACGCAGAAAGGCTCCCTGTCCACCATCGAGGGCCTTCTGGACCGGGCTGTCGCCGGCTTGGAGCAGGACCAAGTGGCCAGACAGGCAGCCGACCCAGAGGTGGCCGGCAAAATAAACGCCTTCATCCAGAAACTTAAAAAGCTCAAAGACGTGCAGGAGGAATTCACTCTGGTCATTGAAGATCCGTCAGGCAACAGTTTTGTGGAGAACCCAATGGCCCCCCGAAAGGACGAGGCCCTCACCGTGTCCCGGTTCAGGCGGAGCGTTCGGCAGGAGAAACAGCTGGGTTTGAGGGCGGATGACGACCCAGAGGACGAGGAGCCACCCGGCGACGACTTGGACACCATGAGGAGTGAAGTTTTGGTGTTCAACACCAACTGTCCCGAGTGCAACGCCCCGGCCTCCACCAACATGAAGCTGGTCCAGATCCCTCACTTCAAGGAGGCCGTCATCATGGCCACCAACTGTGACAGCTGTGGACATCGGACCAATGAGGTCAAGTCGGGCGGTGCCACCGAGGAAAAGGGCACCAAGATCTCCCTGCGCATCAGCGCCGCTTCTGACATGACCCGAGACCTGCTCAAGTCTGAGACCTGCAACGTCCTCATCCCCGAGCTGGAATTGGAGCTCGGCATGGGGGCGGTGTGTGGGAAGTTCACCACCCTGGAGGGCCTGCTGACCGACATCCGGGACCTCATCGTCTCCAAAAACCCCTTTGTCTGCGGCGATAGCGGCGAGTCCGATCGCATGCAGAAGCTAAAGGAGTTTGGTGAGAAGATTGACAAGATCATAGCCGGGGAGATGAAGGTCCACATCATCCTGGATGACCCGGCCGGGAACAGCTACCTGGAGAACGTGTACGCCCCTGAGGCCGACCCGGAGATGACCGTCGAGAAGTACACTCGTTCGTTTGAGCAAAACGAAGAGCTGGGTCTGAACGATATGAAAACGGAAGGCTATCAGGAAGTCAACTGAAAGCTCTCAAGAGACCGAGAACCATCTTTGTCGTCTCCTGACAGGAAATTTCTAAATGAGTTCAGGAGTAAACAAATTCTCAAAA is a window encoding:
- the zpr1 gene encoding zinc finger protein ZPR1 — protein: MSAIAQEHVRGESVFKDLSADDDEWQATEMASLCMNCYQDGVTRLLLTKIPFFKEVIVSSFSCDKCSWSNTEIQSAGRIQEQGVCYTLKVRSKPDLDREVVKMDSATTRIPELDFEIPPFTQKGSLSTIEGLLDRAVAGLEQDQVARQAADPEVAGKINAFIQKLKKLKDVQEEFTLVIEDPSGNSFVENPMAPRKDEALTVSRFRRSVRQEKQLGLRADDDPEDEEPPGDDLDTMRSEVLVFNTNCPECNAPASTNMKLVQIPHFKEAVIMATNCDSCGHRTNEVKSGGATEEKGTKISLRISAASDMTRDLLKSETCNVLIPELELELGMGAVCGKFTTLEGLLTDIRDLIVSKNPFVCGDSGESDRMQKLKEFGEKIDKIIAGEMKVHIILDDPAGNSYLENVYAPEADPEMTVEKYTRSFEQNEELGLNDMKTEGYQEVN